A window of Accipiter gentilis chromosome 24, bAccGen1.1, whole genome shotgun sequence contains these coding sequences:
- the IL2RG gene encoding cytokine receptor common subunit gamma isoform X4 — translation MAQMWEGQLLGQQPRHHQHSICEQDGGVPALQAGCTTAPLRRAGLVWLTQRKADGYVQGPQHVPCLTGAPLCPGTAAHHHSAQWCLSFAGVECVVFNDEYMTCMWGSRQTLTANYSLYYWYENRSPVVECKHYLQDHGISVGCHFNQSEIIQFQPFHVLVNASLDGRTLEIPSKRMELQDLVKPEAPVNLTIRNMSNNQLQLTWTSPYPRAQCLEHAIKYKSNKDTSWTEHQVKGDVFSFPSVDYEKYYTFYVRSKINSYCGTTQLWSEWSVPVVWGSNSTSKGCGSSSCPESPTPARTLTTSSSPTRATSRNGPESPKMSWRASSPTTVRTSAM, via the exons ATGGCACAGATGTGGGAGGGGCAGCTGCTTGGCCAGCAGCCCAGGCATCACCAACACAGCATATGTGAACAGGATGGTGGGGTCCCGGCATTGCAGGCAGGCTGCACCACAGCCCCACTGAGAAGAGCTGGGCTTGTTTGGCTCACACAGAGGAAGGCTGATGGGTATGTGCAGGGACCCCAGCATGTGCCATGTCTCACTGGTGCACCCCTGTGCCCTGGCACAGCTGCCCACCACCACAGTGCCCAGTGGTGTCTGTCCTTTGCAGGGGTGGAGTGTGTTGTCTTTAACGATGAGTACATGACCTGCATGTGGGGGAGCAGACAGACGCTCACAGCCAACTACTCCCTCTACTACTG GTACGAGAACAGGTCCCCTGTGGTGGAGTGCAAGCACTACCTGCAGGACCACGGCATCAGTGTCGGCTGCCACTTCAACCAGAGCGAGATCATCCAGTTCCAGCCTTTCCATGTCCTTGTCAATGCCAGCCTTGACGGCAGGACACTGGAGATCCCCAGCAAGCGCATGGAGCTGCAGGACCTGG TGAAACCGGAGGCACCTGTCAACCTAACCATCCGCAACATGAGCAACAACCAGCTGCAGCTgacctggacctccccgtacccCAGAGCCCAGTGCCTGGAGCACGCCATCAAGTACAAGAGCAACAAGGACACCAGCTGGACG GAGCACCAGGTGAAAGGAGAtgtcttctccttccccagtgTAGACTACGAGAAGTACTATACCTTCTATGTGCGCAGCAAGATCAACAGCTACTGCGGCACCACCCAGCTCTGGAGTGAGTGGAGTGTGCCTGTGGTCTGGGGCAGCAACTCCACCAGTAAGG GGTGTGGGTCATCCTCATGCCCCGAATCCCCAACCCCAGCAAGAACTTTGACGACCTCTTCATCACCCACAAGGGCAACTTCCAG GAATGGGCCGGAGTCCCCAAAGATGTCATGGAGAGCTTCAAGCCCAACTACAGTGAGAACATCTGCTATGTGA
- the IL2RG gene encoding cytokine receptor common subunit gamma isoform X2 — MRPTAHPAMVVLGAFLVPVLLLLCRLGPYLTAAHSPPGVECVVFNDEYMTCMWGSRQTLTANYSLYYWYENRSPVVECKHYLQDHGISVGCHFNQSEIIQFQPFHVLVNASLDGRTLEIPSKRMELQDLVKPEAPVNLTIRNMSNNQLQLTWTSPYPRAQCLEHAIKYKSNKDTSWTEHQVKGDVFSFPSVDYEKYYTFYVRSKINSYCGTTQLWSEWSVPVVWGSNSTSKGMAEEPLHWFWIHTVLIPVVSCLLLLVLVILLVRMERVWVILMPRIPNPSKNFDDLFITHKGNFQEWAGVPKDVMESFKPNYSENICYVSELPPKDSYEPLWEGSNHPPLLMPGALAAPREHNPYKNSYVGV; from the exons ATGCGCCCCACGGCTCACCCAGCCATGGTGGTGCTCGGCGCCTTCCTCGtacccgtcctcctcctcctctgcaggctGGGCCCCTACCTTactgctgcccacagccccccAG GGGTGGAGTGTGTTGTCTTTAACGATGAGTACATGACCTGCATGTGGGGGAGCAGACAGACGCTCACAGCCAACTACTCCCTCTACTACTG GTACGAGAACAGGTCCCCTGTGGTGGAGTGCAAGCACTACCTGCAGGACCACGGCATCAGTGTCGGCTGCCACTTCAACCAGAGCGAGATCATCCAGTTCCAGCCTTTCCATGTCCTTGTCAATGCCAGCCTTGACGGCAGGACACTGGAGATCCCCAGCAAGCGCATGGAGCTGCAGGACCTGG TGAAACCGGAGGCACCTGTCAACCTAACCATCCGCAACATGAGCAACAACCAGCTGCAGCTgacctggacctccccgtacccCAGAGCCCAGTGCCTGGAGCACGCCATCAAGTACAAGAGCAACAAGGACACCAGCTGGACG GAGCACCAGGTGAAAGGAGAtgtcttctccttccccagtgTAGACTACGAGAAGTACTATACCTTCTATGTGCGCAGCAAGATCAACAGCTACTGCGGCACCACCCAGCTCTGGAGTGAGTGGAGTGTGCCTGTGGTCTGGGGCAGCAACTCCACCAGTAAGG GCATGGCAGAGGAGCCACTGCACTGGTTCTGGATCCACACGGTCTTGATCCCCGTTGTCTCTTGCCTGCTCTTGCTGGTCCTTGTCATCCTGCTGGTGCGCATGGAAAG GGTGTGGGTCATCCTCATGCCCCGAATCCCCAACCCCAGCAAGAACTTTGACGACCTCTTCATCACCCACAAGGGCAACTTCCAG GAATGGGCCGGAGTCCCCAAAGATGTCATGGAGAGCTTCAAGCCCAACTACAGTGAGAACATCTGCTATGTGAGCGAGCTGCCCCCCAAGGACAGCTACGAGCCCCTGTGGGAGGGCAGCAACCACCCGCCGTTGCTGATGCCTGGGGCCCTGGCTGCCCCCCGTGAGCACAACCCCTACAAGAACAGCTATGTGGGAGTGTGA
- the IL2RG gene encoding cytokine receptor common subunit gamma isoform X1: MAQMWEGQLLGQQPRHHQHSICEQDGGVPALQAGCTTAPLRRAGLVWLTQRKADGYVQGPQHVPCLTGAPLCPGTAAHHHSAQWCLSFAGVECVVFNDEYMTCMWGSRQTLTANYSLYYWYENRSPVVECKHYLQDHGISVGCHFNQSEIIQFQPFHVLVNASLDGRTLEIPSKRMELQDLVKPEAPVNLTIRNMSNNQLQLTWTSPYPRAQCLEHAIKYKSNKDTSWTEHQVKGDVFSFPSVDYEKYYTFYVRSKINSYCGTTQLWSEWSVPVVWGSNSTSKGMAEEPLHWFWIHTVLIPVVSCLLLLVLVILLVRMERVWVILMPRIPNPSKNFDDLFITHKGNFQEWAGVPKDVMESFKPNYSENICYVSELPPKDSYEPLWEGSNHPPLLMPGALAAPREHNPYKNSYVGV, translated from the exons ATGGCACAGATGTGGGAGGGGCAGCTGCTTGGCCAGCAGCCCAGGCATCACCAACACAGCATATGTGAACAGGATGGTGGGGTCCCGGCATTGCAGGCAGGCTGCACCACAGCCCCACTGAGAAGAGCTGGGCTTGTTTGGCTCACACAGAGGAAGGCTGATGGGTATGTGCAGGGACCCCAGCATGTGCCATGTCTCACTGGTGCACCCCTGTGCCCTGGCACAGCTGCCCACCACCACAGTGCCCAGTGGTGTCTGTCCTTTGCAGGGGTGGAGTGTGTTGTCTTTAACGATGAGTACATGACCTGCATGTGGGGGAGCAGACAGACGCTCACAGCCAACTACTCCCTCTACTACTG GTACGAGAACAGGTCCCCTGTGGTGGAGTGCAAGCACTACCTGCAGGACCACGGCATCAGTGTCGGCTGCCACTTCAACCAGAGCGAGATCATCCAGTTCCAGCCTTTCCATGTCCTTGTCAATGCCAGCCTTGACGGCAGGACACTGGAGATCCCCAGCAAGCGCATGGAGCTGCAGGACCTGG TGAAACCGGAGGCACCTGTCAACCTAACCATCCGCAACATGAGCAACAACCAGCTGCAGCTgacctggacctccccgtacccCAGAGCCCAGTGCCTGGAGCACGCCATCAAGTACAAGAGCAACAAGGACACCAGCTGGACG GAGCACCAGGTGAAAGGAGAtgtcttctccttccccagtgTAGACTACGAGAAGTACTATACCTTCTATGTGCGCAGCAAGATCAACAGCTACTGCGGCACCACCCAGCTCTGGAGTGAGTGGAGTGTGCCTGTGGTCTGGGGCAGCAACTCCACCAGTAAGG GCATGGCAGAGGAGCCACTGCACTGGTTCTGGATCCACACGGTCTTGATCCCCGTTGTCTCTTGCCTGCTCTTGCTGGTCCTTGTCATCCTGCTGGTGCGCATGGAAAG GGTGTGGGTCATCCTCATGCCCCGAATCCCCAACCCCAGCAAGAACTTTGACGACCTCTTCATCACCCACAAGGGCAACTTCCAG GAATGGGCCGGAGTCCCCAAAGATGTCATGGAGAGCTTCAAGCCCAACTACAGTGAGAACATCTGCTATGTGAGCGAGCTGCCCCCCAAGGACAGCTACGAGCCCCTGTGGGAGGGCAGCAACCACCCGCCGTTGCTGATGCCTGGGGCCCTGGCTGCCCCCCGTGAGCACAACCCCTACAAGAACAGCTATGTGGGAGTGTGA
- the IL2RG gene encoding cytokine receptor common subunit gamma isoform X5, with product MGVECVVFNDEYMTCMWGSRQTLTANYSLYYWYENRSPVVECKHYLQDHGISVGCHFNQSEIIQFQPFHVLVNASLDGRTLEIPSKRMELQDLVKPEAPVNLTIRNMSNNQLQLTWTSPYPRAQCLEHAIKYKSNKDTSWTEHQVKGDVFSFPSVDYEKYYTFYVRSKINSYCGTTQLWSEWSVPVVWGSNSTSKGMAEEPLHWFWIHTVLIPVVSCLLLLVLVILLVRMERVWVILMPRIPNPSKNFDDLFITHKGNFQEWAGVPKDVMESFKPNYSENICYVSELPPKDSYEPLWEGSNHPPLLMPGALAAPREHNPYKNSYVGV from the exons ATGG GGGTGGAGTGTGTTGTCTTTAACGATGAGTACATGACCTGCATGTGGGGGAGCAGACAGACGCTCACAGCCAACTACTCCCTCTACTACTG GTACGAGAACAGGTCCCCTGTGGTGGAGTGCAAGCACTACCTGCAGGACCACGGCATCAGTGTCGGCTGCCACTTCAACCAGAGCGAGATCATCCAGTTCCAGCCTTTCCATGTCCTTGTCAATGCCAGCCTTGACGGCAGGACACTGGAGATCCCCAGCAAGCGCATGGAGCTGCAGGACCTGG TGAAACCGGAGGCACCTGTCAACCTAACCATCCGCAACATGAGCAACAACCAGCTGCAGCTgacctggacctccccgtacccCAGAGCCCAGTGCCTGGAGCACGCCATCAAGTACAAGAGCAACAAGGACACCAGCTGGACG GAGCACCAGGTGAAAGGAGAtgtcttctccttccccagtgTAGACTACGAGAAGTACTATACCTTCTATGTGCGCAGCAAGATCAACAGCTACTGCGGCACCACCCAGCTCTGGAGTGAGTGGAGTGTGCCTGTGGTCTGGGGCAGCAACTCCACCAGTAAGG GCATGGCAGAGGAGCCACTGCACTGGTTCTGGATCCACACGGTCTTGATCCCCGTTGTCTCTTGCCTGCTCTTGCTGGTCCTTGTCATCCTGCTGGTGCGCATGGAAAG GGTGTGGGTCATCCTCATGCCCCGAATCCCCAACCCCAGCAAGAACTTTGACGACCTCTTCATCACCCACAAGGGCAACTTCCAG GAATGGGCCGGAGTCCCCAAAGATGTCATGGAGAGCTTCAAGCCCAACTACAGTGAGAACATCTGCTATGTGAGCGAGCTGCCCCCCAAGGACAGCTACGAGCCCCTGTGGGAGGGCAGCAACCACCCGCCGTTGCTGATGCCTGGGGCCCTGGCTGCCCCCCGTGAGCACAACCCCTACAAGAACAGCTATGTGGGAGTGTGA
- the IL2RG gene encoding cytokine receptor common subunit gamma isoform X3, which yields MRPTAHPAMVVLGAFLVPVLLLLCRLGPYLTAAHSPPGTRTGPLWWSASTTCRTTASVSAATSTRARSSSSSLSMSLSMPALTAGHWRSPASAWSCRTWGHRGMGTALTGHHLCLEVKPEAPVNLTIRNMSNNQLQLTWTSPYPRAQCLEHAIKYKSNKDTSWTEHQVKGDVFSFPSVDYEKYYTFYVRSKINSYCGTTQLWSEWSVPVVWGSNSTSKGMAEEPLHWFWIHTVLIPVVSCLLLLVLVILLVRMERVWVILMPRIPNPSKNFDDLFITHKGNFQEWAGVPKDVMESFKPNYSENICYVSELPPKDSYEPLWEGSNHPPLLMPGALAAPREHNPYKNSYVGV from the exons ATGCGCCCCACGGCTCACCCAGCCATGGTGGTGCTCGGCGCCTTCCTCGtacccgtcctcctcctcctctgcaggctGGGCCCCTACCTTactgctgcccacagccccccAG GTACGAGAACAGGTCCCCTGTGGTGGAGTGCAAGCACTACCTGCAGGACCACGGCATCAGTGTCGGCTGCCACTTCAACCAGAGCGAGATCATCCAGTTCCAGCCTTTCCATGTCCTTGTCAATGCCAGCCTTGACGGCAGGACACTGGAGATCCCCAGCAAGCGCATGGAGCTGCAGGACCTGG GGCCACCGGGGCATGGGGACGGCACTCACCGGCCATCACCTGTGCCTTGAAGTGAAACCGGAGGCACCTGTCAACCTAACCATCCGCAACATGAGCAACAACCAGCTGCAGCTgacctggacctccccgtacccCAGAGCCCAGTGCCTGGAGCACGCCATCAAGTACAAGAGCAACAAGGACACCAGCTGGACG GAGCACCAGGTGAAAGGAGAtgtcttctccttccccagtgTAGACTACGAGAAGTACTATACCTTCTATGTGCGCAGCAAGATCAACAGCTACTGCGGCACCACCCAGCTCTGGAGTGAGTGGAGTGTGCCTGTGGTCTGGGGCAGCAACTCCACCAGTAAGG GCATGGCAGAGGAGCCACTGCACTGGTTCTGGATCCACACGGTCTTGATCCCCGTTGTCTCTTGCCTGCTCTTGCTGGTCCTTGTCATCCTGCTGGTGCGCATGGAAAG GGTGTGGGTCATCCTCATGCCCCGAATCCCCAACCCCAGCAAGAACTTTGACGACCTCTTCATCACCCACAAGGGCAACTTCCAG GAATGGGCCGGAGTCCCCAAAGATGTCATGGAGAGCTTCAAGCCCAACTACAGTGAGAACATCTGCTATGTGAGCGAGCTGCCCCCCAAGGACAGCTACGAGCCCCTGTGGGAGGGCAGCAACCACCCGCCGTTGCTGATGCCTGGGGCCCTGGCTGCCCCCCGTGAGCACAACCCCTACAAGAACAGCTATGTGGGAGTGTGA